From the genome of Candidatus Angelobacter sp., one region includes:
- a CDS encoding serine/threonine protein kinase yields the protein MALASLATGVSCRSPMRARQNRSGRLARLFFLSQGRTGLINADGTGLRYLEFDVPDQVTWQPADFFSDGQRVLFLSMEPRRDGPGRPFEEYYTQTPTHLWIYDLNSSSLKEVATRERMAPFYAPQLLLNDERMLVQVVRNKVGQSFSMNLDGTDAREFTRAGEGLPYGLSLSPDKLRVAYHLASSAGYQIWTSDVSGAQRISIASRPGHLYFGPAWSPAGDWLAYQDCQPGTDPGHDWSDICVSRPDGSESRVLTQEGSMWFGATYGSAKNHGGGSNLVAWTRENTILFPRRLHGSKVPWEFQPQRPDIDHFNRDYKPELARGGTEICRLDPRDNSITPLTHSAPPVWDFRASESPDGRWIAFCRAATGSVPAVWVMAADGKHPRLLTKGLHDRGVDHPRWLPAAAG from the coding sequence ATGGCGCTCGCGTCGCTGGCCACCGGTGTATCGTGTCGCTCGCCGATGCGTGCGCGGCAGAACCGGAGCGGCCGGCTGGCGAGGTTGTTTTTCCTCTCGCAAGGCCGGACAGGGCTGATCAATGCCGACGGCACGGGCCTTCGCTATCTTGAGTTCGATGTTCCTGACCAGGTCACCTGGCAGCCCGCCGATTTTTTCTCCGACGGTCAGCGCGTTCTGTTTCTCAGCATGGAGCCTCGCCGCGACGGCCCGGGCCGCCCTTTCGAGGAGTATTACACACAAACGCCGACGCACCTCTGGATTTACGATCTGAACTCAAGTTCGTTGAAAGAGGTCGCCACCCGCGAACGGATGGCGCCGTTTTATGCGCCCCAACTTTTGTTGAATGACGAACGCATGCTCGTGCAGGTCGTCCGAAACAAGGTTGGTCAGAGCTTCAGCATGAACCTCGACGGCACGGACGCACGCGAGTTTACCCGCGCGGGGGAAGGTTTGCCGTATGGCCTCAGTCTCAGTCCGGATAAGCTCCGCGTCGCCTATCATCTGGCGAGTTCTGCTGGCTACCAGATTTGGACCAGCGACGTCAGTGGCGCTCAGAGAATCAGCATCGCCTCTCGGCCCGGGCATCTTTACTTTGGTCCGGCCTGGTCGCCCGCTGGCGACTGGCTCGCCTATCAGGATTGCCAGCCCGGGACCGACCCGGGCCACGACTGGTCGGACATTTGCGTGAGCCGGCCTGACGGTTCCGAGTCGCGCGTGTTAACCCAGGAGGGTTCCATGTGGTTCGGGGCAACCTACGGCAGCGCCAAGAATCATGGCGGTGGCTCCAACCTCGTCGCGTGGACTCGTGAGAACACGATCCTCTTTCCGCGGCGTTTGCACGGCTCGAAGGTCCCGTGGGAGTTTCAGCCACAACGGCCCGACATCGACCATTTCAACCGCGATTACAAGCCTGAGCTTGCGCGCGGCGGCACGGAAATCTGCCGACTCGATCCGCGCGATAACTCGATCACGCCCCTCACGCATTCTGCTCCACCCGTCTGGGACTTTCGAGCGAGCGAATCGCCAGACGGCCGATGGATTGCTTTTTGCCGCGCAGCCACCGGCAGCGTGCCAGCGGTTTGGGTGATGGCTGCGGATGGGAAACACCCGCGTCTGCTCACGAAGGGATTGCACGATCGGGGTGTCGATCACCCGCGCTGGCTACCTGCCGCAGCCGGGTGA
- a CDS encoding ferredoxin family protein has product MAHVVTDKCQRCKFTDCVEVCPVACFYELDQQLVIHPDDCIDCTACVEVCPVEAIYADGAVPAEFQAGIEFNAAEARRVKDSGQEAIAAKKDPLPTAQQRKAELGY; this is encoded by the coding sequence ATGGCCCACGTTGTCACGGACAAATGTCAGCGTTGCAAATTCACCGATTGTGTCGAAGTCTGCCCCGTCGCTTGCTTTTACGAACTTGACCAACAACTGGTCATTCACCCGGACGACTGCATCGACTGCACTGCATGCGTCGAGGTCTGCCCGGTCGAGGCAATCTATGCGGACGGGGCAGTGCCGGCGGAATTTCAGGCCGGCATTGAATTCAACGCCGCCGAAGCCCGGCGCGTGAAGGATTCCGGCCAGGAGGCCATCGCAGCCAAGAAGGACCCTCTGCCCACCGCTCAGCAGCGCAAGGCCGAACTGGGTTATTAG
- a CDS encoding ThuA domain-containing protein, whose product MKLVLCVMAFTALTFGLAAGAEDRVVYEGKDGPGHGKHIVFITGDEEYRSEEGMPMLGRMLAERHGFKCTVLFAINPADGTIDPNNQTNIVGMDALKSADLVVMQLRFRELPDDQMKYFVDYCESGKPILAVRTSTHAFAYSRNKRSPYTKFDWQSKEWPGGFGQQVLGETWVSHHGNHGQESTRGVINEYFKDHPILKGVADIWGPTDVYGIAHLPKGAQVLVYGQVLEGMKPTDRPVDGPKNNPMMPIIWTRNYTWETGKTSRIVCTTIGAAVDLENDGLRRLFTNAIYWELGLEDRISPTSNVAPVGEYHPNFFGFGKFKRGLKPADFDPAARP is encoded by the coding sequence ATGAAACTTGTATTATGCGTGATGGCTTTCACGGCGCTGACGTTTGGTCTCGCCGCCGGGGCGGAAGACCGGGTTGTTTACGAGGGCAAGGACGGTCCGGGGCATGGCAAACACATCGTTTTCATCACCGGGGACGAGGAATACCGCTCAGAGGAGGGAATGCCGATGCTTGGCAGGATGCTGGCCGAACGCCATGGCTTCAAATGCACGGTTCTTTTTGCGATCAACCCGGCCGATGGCACGATTGATCCGAATAATCAGACCAACATCGTGGGCATGGATGCGCTCAAGTCTGCCGACCTGGTCGTTATGCAATTGCGCTTCCGTGAACTGCCGGACGATCAGATGAAGTATTTTGTGGATTACTGCGAGTCCGGAAAACCGATCCTGGCGGTTCGCACTTCGACGCATGCCTTCGCCTACAGCCGCAACAAGCGCAGCCCTTACACAAAGTTCGACTGGCAAAGCAAGGAATGGCCCGGCGGATTCGGTCAGCAGGTTTTGGGCGAGACGTGGGTGAGTCATCACGGAAATCACGGACAGGAAAGCACCCGGGGCGTCATCAACGAATATTTCAAGGATCACCCGATATTAAAAGGGGTCGCGGACATCTGGGGTCCGACGGATGTTTACGGCATCGCCCATCTGCCGAAAGGCGCCCAGGTGCTCGTTTACGGCCAGGTCCTTGAAGGCATGAAACCGACCGATAGACCGGTGGACGGACCCAAGAACAACCCGATGATGCCGATCATCTGGACGCGTAACTACACCTGGGAAACCGGCAAAACCTCGCGCATCGTTTGCACCACCATCGGAGCGGCCGTTGATCTTGAAAACGATGGGCTGCGGCGTCTTTTTACCAATGCGATATACTGGGAGCTCGGTCTGGAAGACAGAATCTCGCCGACCAGCAACGTGGCTCCGGTTGGCGAGTATCACCCGAACTTTTTTGGTTTCGGCAAATTCAAGCGCGGCCTGAAGCCCGCCGATTTCGACCCGGCGGCGAGGCCATAG
- a CDS encoding RNA polymerase sigma factor, producing the protein MTAHQEFELLVNQYYSTLYQFAFSLARNEDDARDLTQQTFYAWARKGHQLRDRSKVKTWLFTTLYHEFLEKKRRQVRFPHFELSAVDQDLPNVAPATINELDSGAVLQSLAQLDETFQAPVALFYLEDHSYKEIADILGVPLGTVKSRISRGIAQLQQILTHNEPPGDAPKTRTHG; encoded by the coding sequence ATGACTGCCCACCAGGAATTTGAACTCCTTGTGAATCAGTATTATTCCACGCTGTATCAATTCGCCTTCAGCCTGGCCCGAAACGAGGACGACGCGCGTGACCTGACCCAGCAGACCTTTTACGCGTGGGCGCGAAAGGGCCATCAACTTCGCGACCGTTCGAAGGTCAAAACCTGGCTGTTCACGACCCTGTATCACGAGTTTCTCGAAAAGAAACGCCGACAGGTCCGCTTTCCTCATTTTGAACTGAGCGCGGTGGATCAAGATCTGCCAAACGTGGCGCCGGCGACGATAAACGAATTGGATTCGGGGGCCGTGTTGCAATCACTCGCGCAGCTTGACGAAACCTTCCAGGCTCCCGTCGCCCTCTTTTACCTGGAAGACCATTCCTACAAGGAAATCGCGGATATTCTGGGTGTGCCGCTGGGGACGGTGAAATCGCGGATTTCGCGCGGCATCGCCCAGCTTCAGCAGATTTTGACCCATAACGAACCTCCCGGCGACGCGCCGAAAACGCGGACACATGGATAG